One genomic window of Limanda limanda chromosome 16, fLimLim1.1, whole genome shotgun sequence includes the following:
- the LOC133021684 gene encoding TBC1 domain family member 4-like isoform X3, translated as MYQLSRLLHDYHRELYNHFEEHEICPSLYAAPWFLTLFASQFPLGFVSRIFDFVFAQGTEAIFKVALCLLSSHEGEIVECDGFESIVDYLKTTLPNLTPTQMEQTIAKVMEMDISKQLHTYEVEYHVLQDEMSEAGPLPDDSDRLEKLEKTNTQLKKQNMDLLEKLQAARQKIQTLETSMETFLSRESKMKHMIRSLEQEKAAHQKTIERMRSCVPPDTLTDVEMTQIKTGPNGKAKTAAKKP; from the exons ATGTACCAGCTCTCCAGACTGCTGCATGACTACCACCGCGAGCTGTACAATCACTTCGAGGAGCACGAGATCTGCCCGAGTCTCTACGCCGCGCCGTGGTTCCTCACCCTCTTCGCCTCACAGTTCCCCCTTGGCTTTGTGTCCCGCATCTTTG ATTTTGTGTTTGCCCAGGGGACTGAGGCGATCTTTAAAGTGGCCCTCTGTCTGCTGAGCAGCCATGAGGGGGAGATAGTGGAGTGCGACGGCTTCGAGAGCATCGTGGACTATCTGAAAACGACACTTCCCAACCTCACTCCGACGCAGATGGAGCAGACCATTGCAAAG GTAATGGAGATGGACATCTCCAAGCAGCTTCATACGTACGAGGTGGAGTACCACGTCCTTCAGGATGAGATGAGCGAGGCCGGGCCGCTGCCCGATGACTCTGACCGGCTCGAgaaacttgaaaagacaaacacTCAGCTGAAGAAACAGAACATGGACCTTTTAGAAAAACTTCag gCTGCACGGCAGAAGATCCAGACCCTTGAGACCAGCATGGAGACCTTCCTTTCTCGGGAGAGCAAAATGAAGCACATGATTCGCTctctggagcaggagaaggcAGCCCACCAGAAGACCATAGAACGCATGCGCTCGTGCGTTCCCCCCGACACCCTGACAGATGTGGAGATGACCCAGATCAAAACAGGACCCAACGGGAAAGCCAAAACTGCAGCCAAGAAGCCCTGA
- the LOC133021684 gene encoding TBC1 domain family member 4-like isoform X2: protein MFNLRQVQMYQLSRLLHDYHRELYNHFEEHEICPSLYAAPWFLTLFASQFPLGFVSRIFDFVFAQGTEAIFKVALCLLSSHEGEIVECDGFESIVDYLKTTLPNLTPTQMEQTIAKVMEMDISKQLHTYEVEYHVLQDEMSEAGPLPDDSDRLEKLEKTNTQLKKQNMDLLEKLQAARQKIQTLETSMETFLSRESKMKHMIRSLEQEKAAHQKTIERMRSCVPPDTLTDVEMTQIKTGPNGKAKTAAKKP, encoded by the exons ATGTTTAATCTGCGTCAG GTTCAGATGTACCAGCTCTCCAGACTGCTGCATGACTACCACCGCGAGCTGTACAATCACTTCGAGGAGCACGAGATCTGCCCGAGTCTCTACGCCGCGCCGTGGTTCCTCACCCTCTTCGCCTCACAGTTCCCCCTTGGCTTTGTGTCCCGCATCTTTG ATTTTGTGTTTGCCCAGGGGACTGAGGCGATCTTTAAAGTGGCCCTCTGTCTGCTGAGCAGCCATGAGGGGGAGATAGTGGAGTGCGACGGCTTCGAGAGCATCGTGGACTATCTGAAAACGACACTTCCCAACCTCACTCCGACGCAGATGGAGCAGACCATTGCAAAG GTAATGGAGATGGACATCTCCAAGCAGCTTCATACGTACGAGGTGGAGTACCACGTCCTTCAGGATGAGATGAGCGAGGCCGGGCCGCTGCCCGATGACTCTGACCGGCTCGAgaaacttgaaaagacaaacacTCAGCTGAAGAAACAGAACATGGACCTTTTAGAAAAACTTCag gCTGCACGGCAGAAGATCCAGACCCTTGAGACCAGCATGGAGACCTTCCTTTCTCGGGAGAGCAAAATGAAGCACATGATTCGCTctctggagcaggagaaggcAGCCCACCAGAAGACCATAGAACGCATGCGCTCGTGCGTTCCCCCCGACACCCTGACAGATGTGGAGATGACCCAGATCAAAACAGGACCCAACGGGAAAGCCAAAACTGCAGCCAAGAAGCCCTGA